The following proteins come from a genomic window of Oscillospiraceae bacterium:
- the rplU gene encoding 50S ribosomal protein L21 — translation MHAIIETGGKQYRVQEGDVLFLEKLPAEEGADVVFDRVLAVFTDDDVKLGAPLLSGAKVSGTVLKHGKDKKILVFKMKAKKTYRRRQGHRQPYTKVEIGKIEA, via the coding sequence ATGCACGCCATCATTGAAACCGGCGGCAAGCAGTATCGGGTGCAGGAGGGCGACGTCCTCTTCCTTGAGAAGCTGCCCGCCGAGGAGGGCGCGGACGTGGTCTTCGATCGCGTATTGGCCGTCTTCACGGACGACGACGTAAAGCTCGGGGCGCCCCTGCTGTCTGGCGCCAAAGTGAGCGGCACCGTGCTGAAGCACGGGAAGGACAAGAAGATTCTTGTCTTCAAGATGAAGGCCAAGAAGACATACCGCCGCCGGCAGGGCCATCGTCAGCCCTACACGAAGGTGGAGATCGGCAAGATCGAGGCCTGA
- the rpmA gene encoding 50S ribosomal protein L27: MAHKKGMGSSRNGRESESKRLGAKRADGQFVLAGNILVRQRGTKIHPGTNVGRGRDDTLFALASGRVRFERLGRDRKQVSVYAPAE, from the coding sequence ATGGCTCATAAAAAGGGGATGGGCTCCTCGCGCAACGGCCGCGAGTCGGAGTCCAAGCGACTGGGCGCAAAACGCGCCGACGGCCAGTTTGTGTTGGCCGGCAATATTTTGGTGCGGCAGCGCGGCACAAAGATCCATCCCGGCACCAATGTGGGCCGCGGCCGTGACGACACGCTCTTCGCTCTGGCGTCCGGCCGTGTCCGTTTTGAGCGGCTGGGCCGCGACCGCAAGCAGGTTTCCGTCTACGCGCCGGCCGAGTGA
- the obgE gene encoding GTPase ObgE, whose product MFIDTAKIILRAGRGGNGAVSFHREKYVAAGGPDGGDGGRGGHIYLVTDPGLSTLMDFRYRRRYEAAGGQNGGTKGCSGRGGADLTIRVPPGTLLRDAATGAVIHDMSAAEGRYLAARGGRGGWGNRHFATATRQCPRFAKSGLPGEERDVMLELKLLADVGLVGLPNAGKSTLLSVVSAARPKIAGYPFTTLTPNLGVVRVGEGSAFVMADIPGLIEGAAGGAGLGHEFLRHVDRCRLLVHVVDVSGLEGRDPAEDFDTICAELRAYSPSLAERPQIVAASKCDLLPDGGGPLQAFTERLAARDIPLFPISGATRSGVDALTAAVAARLQALPPVTVYEDEYVPPPPDLGSPDEMTIRREDRTWLVEGVWLARLLGNVNLSDYESRMYFDRMLRGAGLFARLEAQGIVEGDVVSIYDCEFEYVK is encoded by the coding sequence ATGTTTATTGATACGGCCAAGATCATTTTGCGGGCGGGGCGCGGCGGAAACGGCGCCGTTTCCTTTCATCGGGAGAAGTACGTGGCGGCCGGCGGCCCGGACGGAGGCGACGGCGGCCGGGGCGGGCACATCTATCTGGTGACGGATCCCGGCCTGTCCACGCTGATGGATTTCCGTTACCGCCGCCGTTACGAGGCCGCCGGCGGCCAAAACGGCGGGACCAAGGGCTGCAGCGGGCGCGGCGGCGCCGATCTGACGATCCGCGTGCCGCCCGGTACGTTGCTGCGCGACGCGGCCACCGGGGCCGTCATTCACGACATGTCCGCCGCCGAAGGCCGCTACCTCGCGGCCCGAGGCGGGCGGGGCGGCTGGGGCAACCGGCACTTTGCCACCGCGACGCGGCAGTGTCCGCGCTTTGCCAAGTCGGGCCTGCCCGGCGAGGAGCGGGACGTCATGCTGGAGCTCAAATTGCTGGCGGACGTGGGGCTTGTGGGGCTGCCAAACGCCGGGAAGTCCACGCTGCTCTCCGTCGTATCCGCCGCGCGGCCCAAGATAGCGGGCTACCCCTTTACCACATTGACCCCGAATCTGGGGGTGGTGCGCGTGGGGGAGGGCAGCGCTTTTGTCATGGCCGATATCCCCGGCCTGATCGAGGGCGCGGCCGGCGGCGCGGGGCTTGGACACGAATTTTTGCGGCATGTGGACCGCTGCCGGCTGCTGGTCCATGTGGTGGACGTGTCCGGCCTGGAGGGCCGCGACCCGGCGGAGGATTTTGACACGATCTGCGCGGAGCTGCGCGCCTACAGCCCGTCGCTGGCCGAGCGGCCTCAGATTGTGGCCGCCAGCAAATGTGACCTTCTGCCAGACGGCGGCGGGCCGCTTCAGGCGTTCACGGAGCGCTTGGCCGCCCGGGACATTCCGCTGTTTCCGATCTCCGGCGCCACCCGGTCCGGCGTGGACGCGCTGACGGCAGCCGTGGCCGCCCGGCTGCAGGCCCTGCCGCCGGTGACGGTGTACGAGGACGAATATGTCCCGCCGCCGCCCGATTTGGGCAGCCCGGACGAGATGACCATCCGGCGCGAGGATCGCACCTGGCTTGTGGAGGGCGTTTGGCTCGCGCGGCTGCTGGGCAATGTGAATCTCTCGGATTATGAGTCCCGCATGTATTTCGACCGGATGCTGCGCGGTGCGGGGCTCTTTGCCCGTCTGGAGGCGCAGGGCATCGTCGAGGGCGACGTCGTCAGCATCTACGACTGCGAATTTGAATACGTGAAGTGA
- a CDS encoding YebC/PmpR family DNA-binding transcriptional regulator codes for MSGHSKWKNIAHKKEKTDAQRAKIFTKLSREIIVAVREGGPDPASNARLKDVIAKARAGNVPSDNIRRVIERVAGGGAGETYESIRYEGYGPAGVAVIVETMTDNRNRTASEMRHYFDKNGGNLGPSGCVAWSFDPKGVIVIERTDRDEDDVMMTALEAGAADFADEDEVFEIYTVPEDFGAVCETLEKKGYAFLSAQVELVPQTYVTLTDEEQIKGMQRLLDMLEDNDDVQNVWHNWEE; via the coding sequence GTGTCAGGGCATTCAAAATGGAAAAACATCGCGCACAAAAAAGAGAAGACCGACGCCCAGCGCGCCAAGATCTTTACAAAGCTCTCGCGCGAGATCATTGTTGCCGTGCGGGAGGGCGGGCCGGATCCGGCCTCGAACGCCCGGCTGAAGGACGTCATTGCCAAGGCGCGGGCCGGCAACGTGCCGTCGGACAACATCCGGCGCGTCATCGAGCGGGTCGCCGGCGGCGGCGCGGGGGAAACTTACGAGTCGATCCGTTACGAGGGTTACGGGCCGGCGGGGGTGGCGGTCATTGTCGAGACGATGACGGACAACCGCAACCGCACTGCCTCCGAGATGCGCCACTACTTCGACAAAAACGGCGGCAACCTGGGGCCTTCGGGCTGTGTGGCCTGGTCCTTTGATCCCAAGGGCGTCATCGTCATAGAGCGGACGGACCGCGACGAGGACGACGTCATGATGACAGCACTGGAGGCGGGGGCGGCGGACTTCGCCGACGAGGACGAAGTGTTTGAAATCTACACGGTGCCGGAGGACTTCGGGGCTGTGTGCGAGACCCTGGAGAAAAAGGGTTACGCCTTCTTGTCGGCGCAGGTGGAGCTCGTGCCGCAGACCTATGTGACGCTGACGGACGAGGAGCAGATCAAAGGCATGCAAAGACTGCTGGACATGCTGGAGGACAACGACGACGTACAAAATGTTTGGCACAACTGGGAGGAGTGA